A single genomic interval of Sceloporus undulatus isolate JIND9_A2432 ecotype Alabama chromosome 2, SceUnd_v1.1, whole genome shotgun sequence harbors:
- the DALRD3 gene encoding DALR anticodon-binding domain-containing protein 3 isoform X2: protein METGESPWSVSATLQALNGALRGEAGDGARGGPVWFKESSTRSLRSRDFLAPQAALRAMFTDGQVPSGIAESVVSLKSPGVPPIKSCQKSTFGLTVQLERPAVFEQILNAIPTYTKPPQAASGHSILLNCVSLHGRKDLNSLSLSHLRTILVTDHLASMLQAQGVDVHLVPALPDEEIHQFLRQLRVEWPLVLETPPNLEDVLAMKEALHQCPHATFAPTDQEEVVCKLHLKKVLEEKHLEGYDPNLDVFLVTEEKLCHVAELQRVALQCMVVSPGRSYSVVHVVSHEEAFQQQKVDLLWRLVAPQALPGPQKHLICGPVKTIHSSSPLSVPHYFQLRHSQMHEASVLKYGDLSQDDTWTEIVNVLTAAAIRFEILSMSHQSQVLLDMEEASISTKGTKSGAFVMYNCARLATLFETYKRAKEQGLYPAFPPPSELNYISLKEEGEWLLLFNGILPFQEILNRVIQLPIADGRLMITASTEAVCKFLIQLSMDFSSYYNRVHILGMLEGPRYCTWLLLSLLTPSVKGTCYFSCFIRRQMSCWCCTQDW from the exons ATGGAGACAGGGGAGAGCCCCTGGTCGGTGTCGGCCACCCTCCAAGCTTTAAACGGGGCTCTTCGAGGGGAGGCCGGGGATGGAGCCCGAGGAGGCCCCGTCTGGTTCAAGGAAAGCAGCACCCGGAGCTTACGCAGCAGGGACTTCCTGGCGCCGCAAGCGGCCCTCAGGGCCATGTTCACCGACGGGCAG GTTCCCAGTGGCATTGCAGAGAGTGTGGTTTCCCTTAAAAGCCCTGGGGTTCCTCCCATAAAGAGCTGCCAGAAGAGCACATTTGGGCTGACTGTGCAGTTGGAGAGACCTGCTGTCTTTGAACAGATCCTGAATGCCATTCCAACGTATACAAAACCTCCCCAGGCAGCCAGCGGACACAGCATCCTCCTCAACTGTGTGTCCCTCCATGGACGCAAAGACCTgaactctctcagcctaagtCACCTGAGAACCATCCTGGTCACGGACCATCTGGCAAGCATGCTCCAGGCTCAAGG GGTAGATGTACATCTGGTCCcagctttgcctgatgaagaaatccATCAGTTCTTGCGGCAGTTGCGAGTTGAGTGGCCTTTGGTATTAGAAACCCCCCCAAACCTTGAGGATGTTCTAGCCATGAAAGAAGCCCTTCACCAATGTCCTCATGCCACATTTGCTCCAACAGACCAGGAGGAAGTTGTGTGTAAACTTCACTTGAAAAAGGTCCTGGAAGAAAAGCACCTGGAAGGTTATGACCCTAACCTGGATGTCTTTCTTG TGACAGAGGAGAAACTGTGTCATGTGGCTGAGCTGCAGCGTGTGGCCCTGCAATGCATG gtAGTTTCACCAGGACGAAGCTACAGTGTTGTGCACGTGGTGAGCCATGAAGAGGCATTCCAGCAGCAGAAGGTGGACTTGCTGTGGAGGCTGGTTGCTCCACAAGCTCTCCCAGGTCCACAG AAACACCTTATCTGTGGGCCAGTGAAAACCATCCATTCTTCCTCTCCTCTGAGTGTTCCTCATTATTTCCA GCTACGACACTCCCAGATGCATGAAGCTTCGGTGTTAAAGTATGGAGACCTCTCTCAGG ATGATACTTGGACTGAAATAGTCAATGTCTTAACAGCAGCTGCCATCCGATTTGAGATACTCAGCATGAGCCATCAAAGCCAG GTTCTTCTGGATATGGAAGAGGCCAGCATCTCCACCAAGGGGACCAAAAGTGGAGCCTTTGTAATGTACAACTGTGCTCGGCTTGCCACCCTATTTGAAACTTATAAGCGGGCAAAAGAGCAAG GGCTTTACCCAGCCTTTCCTCCACCTTCAGAACTGAACTACATCTCTCTCAAAGAAGAG GGTGAATGGCTGTTGTTATTCAATGGTATCCTGCCCTTCCAGGAAATCCTGAATCGGGTCATACAGCTTCCCATTGCTGATGGCAGGCTCATGATCACAGCCAGCACTGAGGCG GTTTGCAAGTTCTTGATCCAACTGAGCATGGATTTCAGTTCCTACTACAATCGAGTGCATATCTTGGGG ATGCTGGAAGGTCCCAGGTACTGCACCTGGCTGCTGCTCTCTCTTTTGACACCTTCTGTCAAAGGTACTTGCTACTTCAGCTGTTTCATTAGGAGGCAGATGAGCTGCTGGTGCTGCACCCAGGACTGGTGA
- the DALRD3 gene encoding DALR anticodon-binding domain-containing protein 3 isoform X1, whose amino-acid sequence METGESPWSVSATLQALNGALRGEAGDGARGGPVWFKESSTRSLRSRDFLAPQAALRAMFTDGQEEFQVMKTVSSFSFAKDVLHFAVPSGIAESVVSLKSPGVPPIKSCQKSTFGLTVQLERPAVFEQILNAIPTYTKPPQAASGHSILLNCVSLHGRKDLNSLSLSHLRTILVTDHLASMLQAQGVDVHLVPALPDEEIHQFLRQLRVEWPLVLETPPNLEDVLAMKEALHQCPHATFAPTDQEEVVCKLHLKKVLEEKHLEGYDPNLDVFLVTEEKLCHVAELQRVALQCMVVSPGRSYSVVHVVSHEEAFQQQKVDLLWRLVAPQALPGPQKHLICGPVKTIHSSSPLSVPHYFQLRHSQMHEASVLKYGDLSQDDTWTEIVNVLTAAAIRFEILSMSHQSQVLLDMEEASISTKGTKSGAFVMYNCARLATLFETYKRAKEQGLYPAFPPPSELNYISLKEEGEWLLLFNGILPFQEILNRVIQLPIADGRLMITASTEAVCKFLIQLSMDFSSYYNRVHILGEPRPHLFSQMFARLQLMRAVREVFHSALATLHLPPLSQI is encoded by the exons ATGGAGACAGGGGAGAGCCCCTGGTCGGTGTCGGCCACCCTCCAAGCTTTAAACGGGGCTCTTCGAGGGGAGGCCGGGGATGGAGCCCGAGGAGGCCCCGTCTGGTTCAAGGAAAGCAGCACCCGGAGCTTACGCAGCAGGGACTTCCTGGCGCCGCAAGCGGCCCTCAGGGCCATGTTCACCGACGGGCAG gaggaattccaagtGATGAAGACTGTTTCGAGCTTTTCTTTCGCCaaagatgtcctacattttgcg GTTCCCAGTGGCATTGCAGAGAGTGTGGTTTCCCTTAAAAGCCCTGGGGTTCCTCCCATAAAGAGCTGCCAGAAGAGCACATTTGGGCTGACTGTGCAGTTGGAGAGACCTGCTGTCTTTGAACAGATCCTGAATGCCATTCCAACGTATACAAAACCTCCCCAGGCAGCCAGCGGACACAGCATCCTCCTCAACTGTGTGTCCCTCCATGGACGCAAAGACCTgaactctctcagcctaagtCACCTGAGAACCATCCTGGTCACGGACCATCTGGCAAGCATGCTCCAGGCTCAAGG GGTAGATGTACATCTGGTCCcagctttgcctgatgaagaaatccATCAGTTCTTGCGGCAGTTGCGAGTTGAGTGGCCTTTGGTATTAGAAACCCCCCCAAACCTTGAGGATGTTCTAGCCATGAAAGAAGCCCTTCACCAATGTCCTCATGCCACATTTGCTCCAACAGACCAGGAGGAAGTTGTGTGTAAACTTCACTTGAAAAAGGTCCTGGAAGAAAAGCACCTGGAAGGTTATGACCCTAACCTGGATGTCTTTCTTG TGACAGAGGAGAAACTGTGTCATGTGGCTGAGCTGCAGCGTGTGGCCCTGCAATGCATG gtAGTTTCACCAGGACGAAGCTACAGTGTTGTGCACGTGGTGAGCCATGAAGAGGCATTCCAGCAGCAGAAGGTGGACTTGCTGTGGAGGCTGGTTGCTCCACAAGCTCTCCCAGGTCCACAG AAACACCTTATCTGTGGGCCAGTGAAAACCATCCATTCTTCCTCTCCTCTGAGTGTTCCTCATTATTTCCA GCTACGACACTCCCAGATGCATGAAGCTTCGGTGTTAAAGTATGGAGACCTCTCTCAGG ATGATACTTGGACTGAAATAGTCAATGTCTTAACAGCAGCTGCCATCCGATTTGAGATACTCAGCATGAGCCATCAAAGCCAG GTTCTTCTGGATATGGAAGAGGCCAGCATCTCCACCAAGGGGACCAAAAGTGGAGCCTTTGTAATGTACAACTGTGCTCGGCTTGCCACCCTATTTGAAACTTATAAGCGGGCAAAAGAGCAAG GGCTTTACCCAGCCTTTCCTCCACCTTCAGAACTGAACTACATCTCTCTCAAAGAAGAG GGTGAATGGCTGTTGTTATTCAATGGTATCCTGCCCTTCCAGGAAATCCTGAATCGGGTCATACAGCTTCCCATTGCTGATGGCAGGCTCATGATCACAGCCAGCACTGAGGCG GTTTGCAAGTTCTTGATCCAACTGAGCATGGATTTCAGTTCCTACTACAATCGAGTGCATATCTTGGGG GAGCCACGCCCCCACTTATTCAGCCAGATGTTTGCCCGGTTACAGCTGATGAGGGCAGTGAGAGAAGTGTTCCACAGTGCCCTGGCCACCCTCCATCTGCCGCCTCTTAGCCAGATCTGA
- the WDR6 gene encoding WD repeat-containing protein 6: protein METELLLAPITALEIVGDHLVAGEGPNIAIYSLEPDVIHSVRCSKQVLRSYNIHGIKEQQNVVPETKASTSVAIFGGKSLVVIRLSFQDGLVNITEVFPLTEIHDWIWDLQWLESKAETPSCMALALGHNSVALYDCIGQRVLREVHCQEKCILYSAHLVGSSWDTLVLVAGTVFNQLVIWSMDDPVEGPGRIKPRCRISGHKGVIFSICFMESKNILASASDDRSLRLWGIGDLRAPPDHVPCLLVCYGHQARVWSVRLLRDYIISIGEDSACLVWDYHGEIVQSFMGHKGRGLWAVAVHEGRGWVFTGGADSGIKHWNLKGQRTDRNALVRLNFSSPQREGSPRVVKLVDVNHLLVLTDAGTLYAYDLTSKTWVLILEDSAYRSYGLLEVSELVGGCVLCAMGNLSGQVKIFPLHSPIQSMELHLYEGKVHSLNWAPFPGQGTNTCSLCASGPAGAMLWLEVSCHPHERVTVVVKQCFLLPLCKKRWHTCAVFLPQGEFLLCGDLRGSVMLFACKPALTWEKVSGRRELDHSESHVICDMPELCSDGPVSLLFGLHGKLGVTSVTCQGDFVYSTGRDGCYRQLQVQGQQLQMLRKHKPCRGLEWLEELRFAPDGSTLVLGFHAAHFVLWSATTNETLLLIPCGGGHRSWSYTRCLSAETFAYIKSGDVVMYQSSDAPSGQCVLKESLHGRELTCVCHVGTLRAFRQELVSVLATGSEDNTVNILAFGVQSHLMTQLTTINDHISSVRALAVARNNIPCQEAESISTVLFSAGGRAQIECYRLLLSPSHTSRSGVACQLAHVASHRLDEQWDRMKNKHKCIKMDPETRYMSVVVLAGAENAKLPGPSFFLAAACSDGSVRLFLLLERVQKLWLIAESFHHQHCVLKVQAFVHQTAGGRRRHFLGSAATDGSIAFWDITDTLNLAAEVIRAESKELELLALGTPVLTTQAHSCGVNSLHIQEMAGGHFFVASGSDDGSISLSIIDVNAKSTAGGQSVAGTGICILRTFSRLGAHAAHVTGLKLLPKDFLLSASVDQRLTLWHFCEDSLSFVCSKFCHVADVAALECWEIEGCNYGSVLCGQGLEVLSCSLKEQGAEINGGGVRV, encoded by the exons ATGGAAACAGAATTGCTGCTGGCACCTATCACTGCTCTGGAGATCGTGGGAGATCATCTTGTGGCAG GTGAAGGACCCAACATAGCTATCTACTCTCTGGAGCCTGATGTCATCCACTCAGTGAGATGCTCTAAACAAGTCCTTCGGAGCTACAACATCCATGGTATCAAGGAACAGCAAAATGTGGTTCCAGAAACCAAAGCATCCACCAGTGTGGCCATTTTTGGAGGTAAAAGTCTTGTTGTCATACGGCTCAGTTTCCAGGATGGACTAGTGAACATAACAGAGGTCTTTCCTCTCACTGAGATACATGACTGGATCTGGGACTTGCAGTGGCTAGAGAGCAAAGCTGAGACGCCCAGCTGCATGGCTTTGGCCCTGGGCCACAACTCAGTGGCCCTGTATGACTGTATTGGCCAGAGGGTCCTTCGAGAAGTGCACTGCCAAGAGAAGTGCATCCTCTACTCCGCCCACTTGGTGGGAAGCAGCTGGGACACTTTGGTTCTGGTGGCAGGAACTGTCTTCAACCAGCTGGTGATTTGGAGCATGGATGACCCAGTTGAGGGCCCAGGCAGGATAAAGCCCCGCTGCAGGATCAGTGGGCACAAAGGTGTCATCTTCAGCATTTGCTTCATGGAGAGCAAAAATATCTTGGCTTCAGCCTCGGACGACAGAAGCCTGAGGCTGTGGGGCATTGGTGACCTCAGAGCACCCCCCGATCATGTCCCATGCTTGTTGGTCTGCTATGGGCATCAAGCAAGGGTCTGGTCTGTTAGGCTGCTGAGAGACTACATCATCAGCATTGGGGAGGATTCAGCTTGTCTTGTGTGGGACTACCATGGTGAGATTGTGCAGAGTTTCATGGGACACAAGGGCCGTGGCCTTTGGGCCGTGGCTGTGCATGAGGGGCGAGGCTGGGTGTTCACAGGCGGGGCTGACTCTGGTATTAAGCATTGGAACCTGAAGGGTCAGAGGACCGACAGGAATGCTCTCGTACGACTGAACTTCTCTTCGCCTCAGAGAGAAGGATCGCCCAGAGTGGTAAAACTTGTGGATGTCAACCATCTTCTGGTCCTGACTGATGCTGGGACTCTCTATGCCTATGACCTGACCTCAAAAACATGGGTGTTGATCCTTGAGGATTCTGCCTATCGGTCCTACGGTCTCCTGGAAGTGTCTGAGCTTGTCGGTGGTTGCGTTTTGTGTGCCATGGGTAATCTGTCAGGACAGGTCAAAATCTTCCCTCTCCACAGCCCCATACAAAGCATGGAGCTCCACTTGTATGAGGGGAAAGTGCACAGCCTGAACTGGGCCCCCTTTCCAGGACAAGGCACAAATACTTGCAGTCTCTGTGCTTCTGGCCCTGCTGGTGCTATGCTATGGCTGGAAGTTTCTTGCCACCCACATGAAAGAGTGACTGTGGTGGTGAAGCAGTGCTTCCTCTTGCCTCTCTGCAAAAAGCGATGGCACACCTGTGCTGTTTTCCTGCCCCAGGGGGAGTTTCTGCTTTGTGGAGATCTCAGGGGCTCTGTAATGCTGTTTGCATGCAAGCCGGCTCTTACCTGGGAGAAGGTGTCGGGGAGACGTGAACTGGACCACTCTGAGTCACACGTTATCTGTGACATGCCTGAGCTATGTTCTGATGGCCCTGTCTCTCTGCTCTTTGGCCTTCATGGGAAGCTTGGCGTGACTTCTGTCACCTGCCAAGGGGATTTTGTCTACAGCACAGGCCGGGATGGCTGCTACCGCCAGCTCCAAGTGCAGGGCCAGCAACTCCAGATGCTCAGGAAGCACAAGCCCTGCAGAGGCCTGGAGTGGCTGGAAGAGCTGCGCTTTGCTCCAGATGGGAGTACCTTGGTCCTAGGATTCCATGCTGCCCATTTTGTGCTCTGGAGTGCCACCACCAATGAGACACTGCTCCTTATCCCCTGTGGTGGTGGCCACCGCTCTTGGAGCTACACCCGCTGCCTCTCTGCAGAGACCTTTGCATACATCAAATCTGGGGACGTGGTGATGTACCAAAGCAGTGATGCGCCCAGTGGGCAGTGTGTCCTCAAAGAGTCATTGCATGGCCGGGAGCTGACCTGCGTGTGCCACGTTGGAACTCTGAGAGCATTCAGGCAGGAGCTGGTCAGCGTCCTTGCCACAGGGAGCGAGGACAACACGGTCAACATCCTAGCCTTTGGGGTGCAGTCCCACTTGATGACCCAGCTCACAACCATCAACGACCACATCTCCAGTGTGAGGGCTCTGGCTGTGGCCAGGAACAATATCCCATGTCAAGAGGCAGAAAGTATCTCCACTGTGCTTTTCTCAGCTGGAGGCCGGGCCCAGATTGAGTGCTACCGACTGCTGCTCAGCCCAAGTCACACGTCACGCAGTGGTGTAGCCTGTCAGCTGGCCCATGTGGCATCCCACCGCCTAGATGAGCAATGGGACCGCATGAAGAATAAACACAAGTGCATCAAAATGGATCCAGAAACCAG GTATATGTCTGTTGTGGTGCTGGCTGGTGCTGAAAATGCCAAGCTGCCTGGGCCTTCATTCTTCCTTGCAGCTGCCTGCAGTGATGGATCTGTAAG ACTTTTCCTGctgctggagcgtgtccagaagctGTGGCTTATAGCAGAATCCTTTCACCACCAGCACTGCGTCCTGAAGGTCCAGGCCTTTGTGCACCAGACTGCAGGTGGAAGAAG GCGACACTTCTTGGGCAGTGCAGCCACAGATGGGAGCATTGCATTTTGGGACATCACTGATACCCTCAACCTTGCTGCTGAGGTCATAAGGGCAGAAAGCAAAGAGCTGGAGCTCCTGG CCCTGGGAACTCCAGTGTTGACTACTCAGGCTCACAGCTGTGGGGTGAATAGCCTCCACATCCAGGAAATGGCAGGTGGGCATTTCTTTGTTGCCAGTGGCAGTGATGATGGTTCCATCTCGCTCAGCATTATTGATGTGAATGCCAAAAGCACCGCTGGTGGGCAGTCTGTTGCTGGGACTGGCATCTGCATCCTCAGAACATTCTCAAGGCTTGGAGCCCACGCAGCTCATGTGACGGGCCTGAAACTCCTACCCAAAGACTTCCTCCTTTCTGCTTCTGTGGACCAGCGCCTGACACTCTGGCACTTTTGTGAGGATAGTCTGTCTTTTGTCTGCAGCAAGTTCTGCCATGTGGCTGATGTGGCTGCCCTGGAATGCTGGGAAATAGAGGGGTGCAACTATGGCAGTGTGTTATGTGGCCAGGGTCTGGAAGTACTCTCTTGCAGCCTGAAGGAACAAGGTGCAGAAATAAATGGTGGTGGTGTGAGAGTATGA
- the DALRD3 gene encoding DALR anticodon-binding domain-containing protein 3 isoform X3: protein METGESPWSVSATLQALNGALRGEAGDGARGGPVWFKESSTRSLRSRDFLAPQAALRAMFTDGQVPSGIAESVVSLKSPGVPPIKSCQKSTFGLTVQLERPAVFEQILNAIPTYTKPPQAASGHSILLNCVSLHGRKDLNSLSLSHLRTILVTDHLASMLQAQGVDVHLVPALPDEEIHQFLRQLRVEWPLVLETPPNLEDVLAMKEALHQCPHATFAPTDQEEVVCKLHLKKVLEEKHLEGYDPNLDVFLVTEEKLCHVAELQRVALQCMVVSPGRSYSVVHVVSHEEAFQQQKVDLLWRLVAPQALPGPQKHLICGPVKTIHSSSPLSVPHYFQLRHSQMHEASVLKYGDLSQDDTWTEIVNVLTAAAIRFEILSMSHQSQVLLDMEEASISTKGTKSGAFVMYNCARLATLFETYKRAKEQGLYPAFPPPSELNYISLKEEGEWLLLFNGILPFQEILNRVIQLPIADGRLMITASTEAVCKFLIQLSMDFSSYYNRVHILGEPRPHLFSQMFARLQLMRAVREVFHSALATLHLPPLSQI from the exons ATGGAGACAGGGGAGAGCCCCTGGTCGGTGTCGGCCACCCTCCAAGCTTTAAACGGGGCTCTTCGAGGGGAGGCCGGGGATGGAGCCCGAGGAGGCCCCGTCTGGTTCAAGGAAAGCAGCACCCGGAGCTTACGCAGCAGGGACTTCCTGGCGCCGCAAGCGGCCCTCAGGGCCATGTTCACCGACGGGCAG GTTCCCAGTGGCATTGCAGAGAGTGTGGTTTCCCTTAAAAGCCCTGGGGTTCCTCCCATAAAGAGCTGCCAGAAGAGCACATTTGGGCTGACTGTGCAGTTGGAGAGACCTGCTGTCTTTGAACAGATCCTGAATGCCATTCCAACGTATACAAAACCTCCCCAGGCAGCCAGCGGACACAGCATCCTCCTCAACTGTGTGTCCCTCCATGGACGCAAAGACCTgaactctctcagcctaagtCACCTGAGAACCATCCTGGTCACGGACCATCTGGCAAGCATGCTCCAGGCTCAAGG GGTAGATGTACATCTGGTCCcagctttgcctgatgaagaaatccATCAGTTCTTGCGGCAGTTGCGAGTTGAGTGGCCTTTGGTATTAGAAACCCCCCCAAACCTTGAGGATGTTCTAGCCATGAAAGAAGCCCTTCACCAATGTCCTCATGCCACATTTGCTCCAACAGACCAGGAGGAAGTTGTGTGTAAACTTCACTTGAAAAAGGTCCTGGAAGAAAAGCACCTGGAAGGTTATGACCCTAACCTGGATGTCTTTCTTG TGACAGAGGAGAAACTGTGTCATGTGGCTGAGCTGCAGCGTGTGGCCCTGCAATGCATG gtAGTTTCACCAGGACGAAGCTACAGTGTTGTGCACGTGGTGAGCCATGAAGAGGCATTCCAGCAGCAGAAGGTGGACTTGCTGTGGAGGCTGGTTGCTCCACAAGCTCTCCCAGGTCCACAG AAACACCTTATCTGTGGGCCAGTGAAAACCATCCATTCTTCCTCTCCTCTGAGTGTTCCTCATTATTTCCA GCTACGACACTCCCAGATGCATGAAGCTTCGGTGTTAAAGTATGGAGACCTCTCTCAGG ATGATACTTGGACTGAAATAGTCAATGTCTTAACAGCAGCTGCCATCCGATTTGAGATACTCAGCATGAGCCATCAAAGCCAG GTTCTTCTGGATATGGAAGAGGCCAGCATCTCCACCAAGGGGACCAAAAGTGGAGCCTTTGTAATGTACAACTGTGCTCGGCTTGCCACCCTATTTGAAACTTATAAGCGGGCAAAAGAGCAAG GGCTTTACCCAGCCTTTCCTCCACCTTCAGAACTGAACTACATCTCTCTCAAAGAAGAG GGTGAATGGCTGTTGTTATTCAATGGTATCCTGCCCTTCCAGGAAATCCTGAATCGGGTCATACAGCTTCCCATTGCTGATGGCAGGCTCATGATCACAGCCAGCACTGAGGCG GTTTGCAAGTTCTTGATCCAACTGAGCATGGATTTCAGTTCCTACTACAATCGAGTGCATATCTTGGGG GAGCCACGCCCCCACTTATTCAGCCAGATGTTTGCCCGGTTACAGCTGATGAGGGCAGTGAGAGAAGTGTTCCACAGTGCCCTGGCCACCCTCCATCTGCCGCCTCTTAGCCAGATCTGA